The genomic DNA TGAGCATCCTGCTCCGCAATGAAGGGTTCGATCCGCGGCTGGCCCATGGCGGCAAGAAGGGGCTCGAGATGCTGGGCGAATTCTCGCCCGAGATTGTGCTCACCGACATCCGCATGCCGAACGTGACCGGGGTCGAAATTCTGGCCGCCGCCCGGCAGAACGACCCCGACGTACCGGTGATCCTGATGACGGCGCAGGCCACGCTGCAATCGGCCATGCAGGCCGTGAACGAGGGCGCGTTCTACTACATCCAGAAACCGTTTCATAACGACGAACTGATCGCCATCATCAAGCGCGCCGCCGAGCACCGGCAGCTGCGCGTGGAGAACAAGTCGCTCAAGCAGGAGATCAAGCGCCGGGAACGGCGTCAGGGCGACCGGCCCGTCGGGAACAGCAAGTCGTGGATCGAGGTGCTCGAACTCGCCGAGACCGTGGCGCCCACCGAGAGCACGGTGCTCATCCAGGGCGAGTCGGGTACGGGCAAGGAAGTGATCGCACGCTACATCCACGAGTTGTCCACGCGCACGGGGGGGCCGTTCCTTTCCATCAACTGCGGCGCGCTCCCCGAAGGTCTGTTGGAAAGCGAGCTGTTCGGTCACGTCAAGGGTTCATTCACCGGCGCCGTGAAGGACAAATCGGGATTGTTCGCGGCCGCGGCCAAAGGCACGTTCTTCCTCGACGAGATCGGCGAGACGACGCCGGCCACGCAGGTCAAGTTGCTCCGCGTGTTGCAGCACCGCGAGGTGATCCCCGTGGGCGCCACCGACGCCGA from Gemmatimonadaceae bacterium includes the following:
- a CDS encoding sigma-54 dependent transcriptional regulator, with amino-acid sequence MTTRPPDPRPTVLVVDDETGILESLSILLRNEGFDPRLAHGGKKGLEMLGEFSPEIVLTDIRMPNVTGVEILAAARQNDPDVPVILMTAQATLQSAMQAVNEGAFYYIQKPFHNDELIAIIKRAAEHRQLRVENKSLKQEIKRRERRQGDRPVGNSKSWIEVLELAETVAPTESTVLIQGESGTGKEVIARYIHELSTRTGGPFLSINCGALPEGLLESELFGHVKGSFTGAVKDKSGLFAAAAKGTFFLDEIGETTPATQVKLLRVLQHREVIPVGATDAEPIDVRLIAATNRDLEEDIKAGRFRSDLYYRLNVILVHLPPLRQRRDDIPLLIDHFLQRIAHSRGEPLKHLDDAALAVAQEHAWPGNVRELENALERAAILTTGETIGVGGLPERVTQRSAEPLVTSRTPPNPTLEAVERAYIMWVLQSEGGNKSRAAEALGIDPSTLYRKLSRYGVEA